The Mya arenaria isolate MELC-2E11 chromosome 15, ASM2691426v1 genomic sequence TGGCtgtctttttcttttatctctatcaaaaaaggggaataactcaataataatttaaaccatTTACGGGCCTTGCTGTACAAAAGCCTGTTTTCTCTATAAAGGCAACATGTCTACCAGAATCCATTTGAATACCTCATAAGtttattgagttattgccaAAGCTAAAGTTTTTGGACACAAATGATGCCAACAAAGATGCCAAtggcaatgacaataccttatcttttttcattgaaaaaagatGAAACAGATTATATGCAAATTATGATAAACCAACTTTCAATCCATTAACACAGTTTTACATCTCTGTTTAACCCGTCTTTAAATCCTAGACACAGATTATGTACCTATGACGGATTTAAAACAGCGCATAACAACTgttgaaaattgtcaaaacactTCTAgattaaatgatgaaaaatcGCCCAGAAGTAAGTATTCTCTTTgtttatgcaaaacaaataGGCTATATGCACCTGTCAGGCAGTGGAATATAAATCCTCTTCTGAAAGCGCCGCAGGAAGGCTGTATCTAACTCCCAAGGACAATTGGTAGCacacaacaaaaatatcttgtCATTGGTAGAAGAGTTGTCTGCGCCTTCCATCTGTTTTAACAGCTCTGTCTTCATTCTTGCAAAGAATACACATATTTTCTCAATAGTTTTTCTACCTAAGACTACATTAATGACATGCAAGAGCCATTTGACAAGCCAATCATTTAACGTCAAATAactcttttttaaatagaacCTTGAGGGATTTAaggtttgaacaaatatcacaacattttgctactgaaatgtttttaattaatggATGTACTGTGTATGATAAATCATTTTATGCTTTCAGTTGGTTTCTACAGATTaatcagtaaaatgaaaatgttatttcattgtttcaaacagtgaaataacattctgatactcaaatttcaattttagcCCACtctcaattccaaatcaaacatGAGCGCTTCCTTTCGAAAATTCTGTTATATTTGCATACAATTTTGCATACTTTtctgaaaattaacaattaaatgtcattaaatatccatttttcggtatatgataaaaaaaaatttgtttatttcagtgcaAGATCAAATTATATATAACCTTGTGAAcgccaaaagtaaatatttcactcgtggctacgatactcgtaaaatatagcttttggtgcttactcatgaaatatatataatgattttacactgacacaaacaattatcctctatgtcGGTAAAATTTTTACTTCTCCGTAAAGGGACTTATGATTATTATTggataatattttgatttgttgaGCTCAATTAAACACGAGTAAATTTGATCCAATTCCAAACACTGATGCCTTAACAACCTTCTTGTATGTTCCTCCTCACGGGAGCTCCGTTGTCGACAGATGCTGTCTATCTCATCAATGAAGATTACGGACCGTCCGCCCGTGTGACATGTGGCGTGCTGAAATAGCTCTTTGATCAGTCTACAAAAAGAAACTTCAGCTATCACTTATGAGGTTAATACACCCAGACAAGACTTGCATAAAAGAgtaacatcaatatgttgaacACAACCCAGATGAAAAAAGCCCGACTTTTAGAACCCCCTTGCATGAAATTGCAATTCCCTGACACGTTGAAGATTTTGATATTCCAACTTCAAGATGGTCATGAAAAAAAGGCACTTATTACAATATGCTTCATGTTAATCACTTCTGTGCATCTAATGAATGAAACCGACCAATAATTGGAAAAGAAGTCAGAATTTTGTCAAGTTATCAACTTTTGAACATGAAATATTTGGTGAGCTcacatatttaacaatgaacaagtacagctgaaacagttgtctcaagtCTTGATAGAAATATAGTAGACCACAAGTGTATCAAAttaacttccagagcagtaacgagttgtaagttaacaacgatgatgttaacaaagttgttaactttaacaaagttctgaacaatcgacacATTAAAGGAAAGAGAAAGAAATTTGCTACATGCATAACTAAGGTAACTGCAAGGAAAAAAACTGTGACAAGCCAAAATTTAAAAGCCAATTTGCCACTGGttctttaagttattaaaacaCTTATCAGTAAAGCTTACTTTTCACTTTCACCGACCCAACTAGACACAAGGTCGGAGCTGGATACACAGTAGAATGTAAAGTTTATCTCCCCTGATATGGCCTCAGCCAGCCGACTTTTTCCCGTCCCTGGAGGCCCGTACAGGAGGATTCGTTTCCAAGGCTTGATGCACCCTGGGGAggccaaacaaaaataatgttgagGTTCCTGTTACATGCTGACGAAAACAAGGCTAGGTAGGTGTAGGTAGGGAAAACATTTTCTAGCACAAAGAGATAGGCTTTTCCAGTAAATTCAGCTATGCTGGAAAACTCTATTTGAAACCCCCAATGCTAGATAGGTCACATGCTGTGACGCAATtctcttttatttctttaattatatactttaagtaagcattattatgatatttcaattgatgatttccataaacattaacaaaacaaaaaaatagctaaaaaacaaaacaaaaaaaccccTTAAAAGATCTTATATTGAAGAAACTTAGTattcagtgaaaaaaaaattctgcGCGTCATGatgtcagtaaacatcatcacacacgctttttggtgaaatgtacaaaaatgtgttttcctatgtaatttttttcacaaaaaagtattaaaggtatgttacaaaaaatatcaattatgtgtTTCCGGTTTGGACAGAAATTTTTTGACCTTCGGGCATGTTGCTTAGCCAGAAGTTGGCAAGCCttgttacctggcaacgcaggtgccctcgggtcagaTTTTTCTTTTCGATGGGAAACATATGACAGATAATATtagaaaaattatttcaatgtgtGCAAAGTATGTACTGGTatattattgaattgtttttatacaCAAAGTCTGACAGTATTGTTGCCCAGAAAGTAACACAATACCAGACTAGGGAccccaaaagcaatcccatgaaaggtctccataaactcttcctttataccaagttgggtcaagatatgtcaaccctaactcaagttattcagttccaaccgtttttctatttttagtaacagtgaccttgacccgagggacctcaaacacaatcccatgaaaggtctccataaactcttactttataccaagttgggtcaagatatctcaaccctaactaaagttattcagtttcataggtgagtttgatgcCGCCCGGCCGCCCAGCCCGAACCatatattaaatagaaaaaaatattagggTCAGGACTTTAAAATAGGGACAGTAACATAAATTTGTTTGGTACAAGGACAAAAAAATGAAGGAATCactttgttcaaatataaattccaaaggttttattatttgaacaaaaatgaataGCATTGGGACTAGAGATGGCCAGGTAACCAGACTCACAACATTAGTTTTTGTTCAGCCTTAGAAAGAAAATAAAGCTGTAATGATGGATATATAAATAACGCTGTTACGATTTAGGCAAAACACATCCAGTGTAAAAGAGAAAAGTTCTGCTTCATGATATTTCGTTACTATCGATCATGTTGGCTTTTAACCCTTGtattaaagctgtactctcacagattgacagttttgacctgTATCCGATTTAGCTGATTTTGGCatgaatgccttcaattcaggtATATAAGATGAGTCACAATAGAACGCAATAATTGGCTTATTgaaggacaaaaaaaaaaaatgttgtcaaaacaatcagtGGGAGCGCAGCTTTAAACCATGTTTTAGCAACATCTTATCAAAAGTTATAGATTAGTTTTTATGTTCTTGGAAAGAATACTTTACCCTGAAATTTTTggatattaaaaatgaataaaaaaaaatgtgtttgtgtgaatttttatacattatttgataatccacacacacacaccaacaaacaacaacaaatacacacaaaacacacacacacaaaaacaataactttttttaaataatgttcttCAGTAATTAAGTTTTTATCTTCATTAGTTacagttctttcaaatgaatcAAACAGTAACGTGGGTCACTGGGCATCCAATTATGGCAATTGTTAAGCTGATAGAGAGAACAAGTTTTTTGTGCGAGTCAGATTCCTTaacatgaaaactgtttttattttcttcatatgATGTTTAAACATTGCCCTTATCTTCTAAACAAAATACCACATAACCTtacaaatcaaaacatattaCCAGTAAACAGGTGAGGAAATTGTAGTGGCATGACAATAGCCTCTGTCAGGGCCTCCTTTGCTTCATTCAGACCTGCGATATCATGAAATGTGATGCCCCCTTTCCTCACTATCGTCTCTTCAATTGCTGCTCTCCTCTGGGGCTGTTGATTATCTGCCCTTGAATCCTCTCTTAATTGGTGGTCTCCCTTTGTGCTGGACTTTTTGTCTCCTTTTTCTGATGGTTGGGACTGCATTTCTGAAGagtaaattttaaagaaacttgTGCAGTAAAATTGTGAAATCAGAGAAACATAATATGCAATGCTTACAAGAAAAGAAAAGCAATACTTACCATAACCATCCCTATGGTAGCGGTGGCCATCTGCTTTTCAGCCTTTCTATTGAGCTGGTTAATTCTGGCAGTCAGTACCCTTACCATAGTCATCCTTGTGGCCAGTGTGGGCACCTGCTGGTCAGCCAGTCTGTTCAGCTGGTCAATATTGGCAGTTAGTACACTTACCAGGGTCATCCTTGTGGTCAGTACAGGGGATCTACCGGTCAGCCTGTCTGTTGAGCTATTCATTTTTTGCTGTCAGTACGCTTACCATGATCATCCTTTTGGTCAGTGGTGGGCACCTGCTGGTCAGCCTGTCTGTTAAGCTGGTCAATCTTGGCTGTCAGTATGTCGACATGGCTCTCAACATTCTCTCGTAGGCAATTCAACACAGCCTGTGGTTACACAATATGAGTCAGGGGTTTCAAAATGATCCAGTAGCCTGGCAAAAACACAGCAATTAGTGTTGGCCCACTTAGCtacttttttgcattaggtTTGAACCTTAAGGTGCCCCAAATCTCCAATTTATTTAAGCAATTATTCGCTACAGTGATATGTAAACTAGAGAAACCGAGCGCATGTGGATTGCCCGTACAACCGGGAAGACTtactagttgatgttatcactgtatACACTGCTCAAAACCATCAAACTGTTAGTAATTTTATGCATGAACATATTAAGAAACAGCTTCTTTTAATGATTGTTCCCATATTGtacctatttaaaactatatgcttttatttccaggtcaccagctctttatgttttgatatgatgTATGTTTGTTGTTCATGTCCGAAAATAGCTCaatgagctaatgtttcttgtaagTATATACCTGACTTATAATAAAGATTCTTGCATCTTCTATCTTGCtactttgaaagaaaataaaactccTGACTGTCTACGTGAAATGAGCA encodes the following:
- the LOC128220524 gene encoding vacuolar protein sorting-associated protein 4-like; amino-acid sequence: MLKNKKPDFLIKEAKSCFDRVLQEGKKESNVDIQLMLETSQRCLVLVQQLCSLEESSEHMAVLNCLRENVESHVDILTAKIDQLNRQADQQVPTTDQKDDHEMQSQPSEKGDKKSSTKGDHQLREDSRADNQQPQRRAAIEETIVRKGGITFHDIAGLNEAKEALTEAIVMPLQFPHLFTGCIKPWKRILLYGPPGTGKSRLAEAISGEINFTFYCVSSSDLVSSWVGESEKLIKELFQHATCHTGGRSVIFIDEIDSICRQRSSREEEHTRRMKTELLKQMEGADNSSTNDKIFLLCATNCPWELDTAFLRRFQKRIYIPLPDREARISLIKIHTKENKLELSDDEWLYLADKTDGYSGSDIANMTLGALFGPIRDLRNAQFWCQTKDGMYTPCDEDAPRCIKSRMTTLPPDKIQPREVQLGDFIKSLQTHRQTVTEADLKKFSDFTSHFRENG